The nucleotide sequence GTCCCTCCTGTCCGGTCCGCTGCTCAGCTGCCCTGGCGGGTGTCGGCGGGACGCATCTTGCGCCGGGCGGCGAACAGCGCGCCGGCCGCGACAACGGCCAGTCCGCCACCGGCGATCAGGCCGGGCGACTCGATGCCCTGCGTGGTGCCGGAACCCGTCTCGACCCCGCCCACGGGCATGGAACCCACTGCCGCGCCCTTGACCATGCCGCAGTCGGTGGGTGCGGTGGCCTCCTGCGGGAGCTTCGGGTCGAGGTCGCTCTTGCCGGCGCCGAAGTCGTACTTCTTGTTGTTGTTGGGGTCGATGCCGTGCTGCACGACGTGCAGGTCCTTGATGTGGTCGGCGACGTCCTGCGACACGTTGATCGTGCGCGAGTACTTGAGGTCGCCGTTCTTGTCGGCGACGGGCATCCGGTCGACGGCCAGACCACTGGCCATGTCCGTGGCGCCCTTGGTGGTCAGCGAGATGTTGATGTTGCCGTACATCGGCACACCCTCACTGGTGGAGACGATGCCGTCGCCGTCCTTGTCGGCGCTCGCGTCGGGGCAGTGGAAGTCCGTGCCCTTGGTGTCGCCGTGGATGTGCTGGGCGTGCGGCGCGCCGGGGGTCAGACCCGAGGACTCGATCTTCACCGTCAGCTTCGTACCGTCCAGGCTGAGCAGCGCGACACCGGTGGCACCGGAGTCGTTCAGGCTGTCCAGGTCGATCTGGTACGTGTTGTTGTCCTGCGCCTTCGTGGTGGTGCCACCGGCGGCGAACGACGGCGCGGCCCCCGCGAGTGTGAGTGCGGCAGGCAGGGCCATGAGTGCGGTGAGGCGGACTGTGCGCTGGGCTATCACGTGAGGCATCCCCTTCGTGCGGCCCACGAACCGTGCACGGGGGCCGCGTTGGTTTCTTGCCTCACATTCGGTGTGCTGCGCTCCGCGGCTTGGTCCGAACACGACATTTCTGTGAATCGCCGTGAGGAAGTCGCGAACGGGCAGGTCGCAGGCGTGCGACGCGGTGCGGTGTCAGACGAAACCGGTGACGGTCACGCCCACTTCCGGGGCCACCGTGTCCGTGAGGCCCGAACCCACCACCGCTTCGGCCACCGCGACACGCACCGCACGCGCGACGTCGACCGCGCGCCGGTTGCGGCGCAGCACGACATGGACGCTGATCGTCCACACACCGTCCGCGCCCGGTGTGCCGTCCGCGCCGTCGGGGGTCCGGCGCTCGACCCGTACCCCGGTGCCGTCGGGCCGCCCTTCGGAGTCGCGCCGCAGCACCGACGGCACCGAGCCGCGCAGCAGTCCGGCGAGGCCGGGGCGCAGGAACGCCACACCGGGCACCGCGAGCGCCGCCGGCGCCGCGACACCGGACAGCCGCTCCTCGACGGTCCGCCCCTTGTCCCGCTCCTGTTGGGTCACCGGCCCGCTCCTTCCCACGTCGCTCCTTCGTCCTGCCCGGCGTCGTCCGCGATGTCCGTGATCGTGACGTCCACGGCGGCGACGCTCATGCCGAGCGCGCTGTCCGCCGCATCCGTGACCTGCTCCCTGATCCGGTCGGCCGTCTCCTGGAGCGGCCGGGCCAACGTGACCACCGCGCTCAGCCGTACCCGTACCGGCCCGCGCAGCGGCCCTCGCGGCGCGGCCGGCGACT is from Streptomyces sp. NBC_00370 and encodes:
- a CDS encoding Asp23/Gls24 family envelope stress response protein — translated: MTQQERDKGRTVEERLSGVAAPAALAVPGVAFLRPGLAGLLRGSVPSVLRRDSEGRPDGTGVRVERRTPDGADGTPGADGVWTISVHVVLRRNRRAVDVARAVRVAVAEAVVGSGLTDTVAPEVGVTVTGFV